The DNA region CAATCCCGGCCATGCGGGCAAGGAACTGCAAGGTCAGCGCGTCTATGCCTGCCTTGCCGATATTCCGTCCAATACTGCGGTGGATATGGTGGATGTGTTTCGCAAATCCGAAGCCGTAGAAGCCGTGGTGACAGAAGCCGCCGCCCATCTGCCGTATCTGCGCACCGTCTGGCTGCAACTGGGCGTACACAGCGATAAGGGTGCAGAATTGGCGCGCGGTGCCAATGCCACCATGGTGCAAAACCGCTGCCCTGCGATTGAATGGCCCCGACTTGGGCTCTAACGCGCGGCTTTTTCGGCGATGCCGGATGTGCCTTCGCGGCGGGCCAGCTCTGCTTCGACATCGGCCAGCGTGACATCACGCGCCGCCAACATAACCAGCAGGTGATAGATCACATCCGCCGCCTCCGATGTCAGGCGGGCGCGGTCGCCCTTGACGGCTTCGATAATCGCCTCCACCGCTTCCTCGCCAAATTTCTCGGCGCATTTCTCGGGGCCTTTGGCCAGCAGCTTGGCGGTCCATGAACTGTCGGGGTCGGCCCCCTTGCGGGCGGCTATAGTGGCGGCAAGGCGGTTCAGCGCGGTCATTTGCGGGCTCCTGTCAGGTCAAACGCATGGGGATGCCAGCGGCGGCCATATGGGCCTTGGCCTCTCCGATGGTATAATCACCAAAGTGAAAAATCGAGGCGGCAAGCACGGCGGAGGCGCCACCTTGGGTCACCCCTTCGACCAAGTGATCAAGATTGCCGACGCCGCCACTGGCAATCACCGGCACCGAAACCGCATCCGAGATGGCGCGCGTCAGGGGCAGGTTGAACCCCGCCCGCGTGCCGTCCCGATCCATCGAGGTCAGCAAGATTTCTCCCGCGCCTTTGGCCGCGACCGTGCGCGCAAATTCCACCGCGTCGATGCCGGTGGCTTGGCGACCGCCATGGGTGAAAATCTCCCATTTGCCGGGGGATACGGTTTTGGCATCAATCGCCACCACGATGCATTGTGACCCAAAACGGTCCGCCGCCTCGGCCACTACATCGGGGTTGGCCACCGCCGCCGAGTTGAACGACACCTTATCTGCCCCCGCCAGCAACAGCGCACGCACATCTTGATGCGTGCGCACCCCGCCGCCAACCGTCAGCGGCATAAAGCACTGTTCCGCCGTACGCGTCACCAGATCGAACATCGTACCACGATTTTCATGGGTGGCGTGGATATCCAAAAAACACAGCTCATCCGCGCCCGCCGCATCATAGGCGCGCGCCGCCGCAACCGGATCGCCCGCATCACGCAGCCCGACAAAGTTCACGCCTTTGACCACGCGACCATCCGCGACATCAAGACAGGGGATAATGCGGGTTTTTAGCATGGGTTTTTCGCCTTCGGGTTTAAAGTTTCAGCGTCTCAAGCGCCGTTGCAAGATCAATCGCACCATCATAAAGCGCACGGCCCGAGATTGCGCCCGAAATCACCTGCGTATCGCGCAAGGCCGTCAGATCCGCCATCGACGACACCCCGCCCGAGGCAATCACCGGAATGTTAATCGCACGGGCAAGCGCCTCGGTCGCTTGGATATTGGGGCCCTGCATCGCGCCGTCCCGGTCGATGTCGGTATAGATGATCGCCGCCACGCCCGCATCTTCAAAGCTGCGCGCGAGGTCGGTCACCATCACATCCGTCTCATTTGCCCAACCCTTGGTCGCCACACGGCCATTGCGCGCATCGATGCCAACGGCAACCTTGCCGGGAAAGGCCATGGCGGCCTCTCGGACCAACGCGGGGTTCTCAACTGCCACCGTGCCAAGGATCACCCGCGCAAGCCCTTTGGACAGCCACGCTTCAATCGTCGCCATATCGCGGATGCCGCCGCCAAGTTGGCAAGGCACGGTCACATTGGCCAAAATCGCCTCGACCGCCGCCGCATTGACGGGCGCGCCAGCAAATGCGCCGTTCAGGTCCACAAGGTGAAGCCACTCACAGCCGGCATCCTCAAACGCTTTGGCTTGGGCTGCGGGATCATCGCCAAATACGGTTGCCGCCTCCATTTCGCCACGCAGAAGACGCACACACTGGCCATCTTTGAGGTCGATTGCGGGGTAAAGGATCATCACGCGCTCCGGTGTTTGTAAGTTAGCGGGTGTTTGGCACAGCGACGCACGCTTGCCAAGATGCGGCGGCCCTATTGAGCGGGACACAGCGTCACAGTTGCCCGCTATGCGCGCAAAATAGCCGCAAGAAACGGGTCGCGGGCGGGGCCCTTTTGCTGTTAGCTGCGGGCAGGAGGTGCGCCAATGACCCAAACGATGAAGATGAGCGGCTTTGACTGGTTGCTGCTGGCGGCGCTGTCCCTGCTTTGGGGCGGGTCGTTCTTTTTTGTGCAGCTTGCGGTGGGGCATCTGCCTGCCTTTACGATTGTGCTGTTGCGGGTGTCATTGGCCGCCGTGGCCTTGGGGTTTGTGCTGTTGGCAACGGGCACCGCCTTTCCCAAGGGTTGGCCGGTGTGGCGCGCGCTTTTGGTCATGGGCGCGGTGAATAATGCCCTGCCATTTACGTTTTTCGTGCTGGCACAGGGAGAGATTGGCAGCGCGCTTGCCGCCGTGCTGAACGCCACCACGCCGCTGTTTACGCTGGTGGTGGCGCATATCTGGACATCCGATGAACGGCTAAGCCCGGCCAAATCGCTGGGGCTGGCGCTTGGCTTTGCCGGCGTTCTGGTGATGATGGGTGGCGCGGCACTTGCGGCGGGTTCGGCCACGGTGCTGGCACAAATGGCCTGTCTTGGGGCCGCGCTTTGCTATGCGCTGGCAAGCGTTTGGGGGCGGCGGTTCAAGCGGATGGGTGTGCCACCGCTTGCCACCGCCTTTGGGATGTTGACAGCCTCAAGCCTGATGATGCTGCCTTTAGTGTTGCTGGTGGATCGCCCTTGGGCGCTGCCCCTACCCGGCGCGGTTCCTGTTGCGGCGATCTTGGGCTTGGCTCTTTTGTCCACGGCCCTAGCCTATCAGATTTATTTCCGGCTATTGGCAAGTGCTGGGGCGGTGAACCTTGCGCTGGTGACCTTCTTGATCCCGGTCAGCGCTATCGGGCTGGCGGTATTGGTGCTGGGCGAGACGCTGGCCCCGCGCCATATGGCGGGCATGGGGTTGATCGCGCTGGGGCTGCTGGTGCTTGATGGACGTTTGCGGCGGGCTAAGGCGCCCAGCGCAGGAAGTTGCTGATCAGGCGCAGCCCGTTGGTCTGGCTCTTTTCAGGGTGGAACTGCATGCCGACCATATTGTCGCGCCCGATGATGGCCGTGATCTCATCACCATAATCCACATGCGCCAAACGGTGCGCGGGGTTTGCCACACGGAAATGGAAGGAATGCACGAAATAGGTGTGATCGCCAGTTTCCACGCCCTCCAGCACCGGATGTGGGTGGTTCACAATCAGATCGTTCCAGCCCATATGCGGCACTTTTAGCGCGGGATCATCTGGCGTGATCTGCACCACCTCGCCGCCGATCCAGTCAAAACCGGCAGTATCCTCATATTCTCGGCCCGTGGTTGCCATCATCTGCATGCCCACGCAAATGCCCAGAAAAGGCACAGCGCGGCGGGTCACACCATCTTCAATGGCATCAAAGAGGCCATCATAACCATCCAAAGCGCGGCGGCAGGCGGGGAAAGCCCCGTCACCGGGCAACACGATCCGGTCTGCGCGGGCGACATCCTCGGCGCGCGAAGACACCAACACCTCACCCGCGTCAACCTCGCGCGCCATGCGCTGAAACGCTTTTTCGGCGGAATGCAGATTGCCGGAATCGTAATCGACAAGAACCGTCAGCATTTACAGCATACCTTTGGTCGAGGGGATCATATCGGCGCGACGTGGATCGGGTTCCACCGCCTCACGCAGCGCGCGGGCCACGGCCTTGAAACCGGCCTCGGCGATGTGGTGACTGTTGAACCCGTGGATCATGTCGACATGCAGGGTGATGCCGCCATGGGTGGACAGCGCCTGAAAGAACTCTCGCACCAGCTCGGTATCAAATGTGCCGATCTTGTCGGTCGGAAAGGGCATGTTCCACACTAGAAACGGCCGTGCCGAAAGGTCCAGCGCGCAACGAACCTGTGTATCATCCATTGCCAGCGAGAAATGCCCGTAACGCCGGATGCCGCGCTTGTCGCCCAGCGCCTGCACAAGGGCCTGGCCCAAGGCAATGCCGCAATCCTCAACCGTGTGGTGATCATCGATATGCAGGTCGCCCGAGGCCATGACCGTGATATCAATCATCGAATGGCGCGCCAGCTGGTCCAGCATATGGTCAAAAAAGCCGACACCGGTCTGGATGTCGGATTGCCCGCTGCCATCCAGATTGATTGCCACTTTAATCTTGGTTTCATTGGTGTCGCGGGTCAGGCTGGCCTTACGCATAGGGACGCTCCGATACTGGCGTTTTGATTGCCGGAGTTATAGGGCGCTTGCGCAAAATTGGGAAGGGGCCTAACTGCGCAGGCCGGTTTCGACCAACATGCCACGGCGCTTGGCCTCATAGTAATAGCCCCGCGCATACCATTTCACCGCTGTATCCTGACTGCCATCCGCCAAAAGCCATGCGCCACGCAGGTATTTCACCGCATATTTCAGGTTGGTCTCCGCATCGAGCAACCCTTGATCCGCGCCCTTATACCCCATGCCACGGGCGGTTTGCGGCAAGATCTGCATCAAACCGTAATAGGGGCCGTTGCGCGCACCGGGGCGGTGATGGCTTTCGCGGATGATAACGCGGTGCACAAGGCTGCGCGGTACTTCATAGAGGTCGGCATATTTATTGATCAAGCGGCGCAGTTCCGGCGTCTCGTTCACATGCAGCTGTGGGCTGAATCCATCAATATCCGGCTTGCCATGACCTTCGCTTTGCCCCCCGCCACAAGCAGACAGCGTGGCGACAAGTCCGAACAGGACAGCACGACGGGGCATGGGCGGCATGGGACACTCCTTCATTTTCGGTTGCGCCTCACTAGCTTCGCACCGGAAGTCTGGCAAACACTGGTTTTTCCAGCAGGCCCTTTCCCGCCGATTGCAGGCATTTACCACCCAAAAAACCCCCAATTGTGCTGTTTGCCGCTTTAGCATAACGTCGCGCCAACCATCTTGGCAGCTTGAAACGGGAGACCTCAATGTCAGACGCAACAAAACTCGGCTTTGATACATTACAAATCCACGCAGGCGCGCGACCTGATCCGGCAACAGGGGCCCGCCAGATCCCGATCTATCAGACCACCGCCTATGTGTTTCGCGATGCCGATCATGCGGCGGCCCTGTTCAACCTGTCCGAGGTTGGCAACATCTATTCGCGCCTGACAAACCCGACTGTTTCCGCCCTTGCTGAACGTATTGCGGCGCTTGAGGGCGGCGTGGGCGCTGTTTGCTGCTCTTCCGGTCATGCGGCGCAACTGATGGCGCTGTTTCCGCTAATGCAGCCGGGCTGCAACGTTGTTGCCTCTACCCGGCTTTATGGCGGCACGATCCAGCAGTTCACCAATACGATCCGCAAATTCGGCTGGTCTGCGAAATTCGTGGATTTCGACGATCTGGAGGCATTGGAAGCCGCCGTGGATGACAACACCCGCGCGATTTTTTGTGAAAGCATTGCCAATCCCGGTGGATACATCACCGATATTCCGGCAGTGGCTGCTGTGGCGAACAAGGTTGGCCTGCCCCTGATCGTCGATAACACCACCGCCACCCCCTATCTGTGCAGCCCGCTTGCGCTGGGGGCCACGCTGGTTGTCCATTCCACCACGAAATACCTGACCGGCAATGGCACCGTTATGGGCGGCTGTGTTGTTGATGGCGGCACGTTTGACTGGTCGGCATCGGGTAAATTCCCCAGCCTGTCAGAGCCGGAACCCGCCTATCACGGGATGAAGTTCCATGAGGCCTTGGGCGCTATGGCCTTCACCTTCCATTCCATCGCCATCGGCCTGCGCGATCTGGGCATGACGATGAACCCGCAAGCGGCGCATTACACGCTGATGGGGATTGAAACACTTTCCCTGCGCATGGCGCGCCATGTGGAAAACGCGCAAAAAGTGGCGGAATGGCTGGAAAAGCACCCCAAGGTTGCCAAGGTTACCTATGCCGGGCTTGACAGCTCCCCCTATAAGGCGCGGGTGGCAAGCGTTTGCCCCAAGGGTGCAGGCGGGCTGTTTACCGTGTCACTCAAGGCCGGATATGAGGCCTGCGTGAAGCTTGTCTCTGATCTGGAGCTGTTCAGCCATGTCGCAAACCTGGGCGACACGCGCAGCCTTGTCATCCATCCGGCATCGACCACGCACCGCCAGCTTTCACCAGAACAGCTGGTTGCGGCAGGTGCCTCGCCTGACACCGTGCGCCTGTCCATCGGGATCGAGGATCCTGCCGATATCATCGCGGATCTGGAACAGGCTTTGGCCAAAGGCTAACACATTGCCCCTGCCGCGAATTTACGCGGCAGGGGCATCACTGACGCCTTATTGCGTCAGATACCACGAAATATTGACGTTGACGGCAAAGCTGATCTCTCCGGCCTCGACCGGAACGCTGTCCATCTCGGCACGGGCAAACATGGCGCCGCGCGGAGCTTGGGAATAGCCGCCCCCCTCTGTGATCGCGGCAATCTGGCCAAGGCGCACGCCGGCCGCCCCAGTGATGACTTCGGCACGCTTGCGGGCATTGGTGACGGCCCGCACACGGGCAGCATCAAGCAGCGGGCCCGGCTCTGCCACGCCAAACTCCACCCCGTCCAGCGTATTCGCCCCGTCCTTGACCGCCGCGTCCAGCACCGCACCAAGCTTGTCAAGCACACGCACCCGCACCGTCAGCCGGTTGCGCGCGGTATAGCCGCCGATGGTTCTGCCATTGCCTGCGCTGTTGCTGTCCCATTCGGGCTGCAATGACAGCCCCGAAGTCTGCATATCAGCCGATTTAATCCCCGCCGCCTTGAGGTTTTCCAACACAGCGGCAAGTGCCACGCTATTCGCATCCATCGCCGCTTTTGCGGTTTTATCCGAGCTTGTCACCCCAAGGGTAACCGTTGCCATATCGGGCGCTGCCATCACCACACCTTCGCCGGTAACCGAGATTTGCGCGGCCTGCCCTGCCGAAACCTCTTGCGCATGAAGCGGCACGGATAGCGTTGGCACGGCAAATGCCAAAAGCGCTGTAAAGATCAGAATGTTGTGGGATCGCATTGCGGGTTCTCCAAGGGTTTGTGTCGAACATTGGACTGATTGCATAACCAATACCCGAATTCTAGGCGGATTTGGGCTTATTTTATGTCGAAACCGGGGGCTTTTTCTTTCACTCAGCAGAAACCTGCTGTAGGAATGGGGTAACCTAGAGGCGGGGCTACCCGCAGCTTTTCCTTTTGTGCTAGATCCGTGCAATGAAACCAAACTTTGCCCTGAATATTACCGATGACGCCGCAAGCCTGCTGCACCGCACCGCGCGTGGCTGGACGGAGGTGGGCTCCGTCGATTTCGACAACCCCGATCTTGGGGCGGCTTTAGGCTATCTGCGATCCTCGGCTGTGGGGCTTGCGCCACATGGGATCACAACCAAACTGGTCTTGCCCCCGTCACAGATACTCTACACCACGGTTGCGGCCCCCGGCCCCGATAAAGCCGCGCGTGAAGAACAGATCCGTGCGGGCCTTGAAGGGCTAACCCCCTACGATGTTGGTGATCTGGTCTTTGACTGGTCCGGCACAGGCCCCGAGGTGCAGGTCGCCGTCGTCGCGCGCGAAACGCTGGATGAGGCCGAAGCATTTGCCACCGCCCACCGTTTCAACCCGGTGTCCTTTGTGACAACCCCCGGCGACGGGCAGTTCAGCGGAGAGCCGTGGTTCGGCCCAACCGCGCTCTCCACAACGCTTTTACCTACGGGTGAAGAGGTTGCGCGCGATCAGGCCCCTATCTCGGCCACAAGCAGTGAGGCAGAGGCCACACTTAAAGCCGATGAAGACGCCCTGCACAAAATCGAAGCGGCCAAGGCCGAACGGGAATTGCGCGCACAGGAACTGGCCCAGGCCGAGGCTAAGCGACTGGTCGAAGAGGCCGAAAAGGCCAAGCTGGCCTATAAGGAACGCGAAAAAGCCCGTGCCGCCATGGCCGAGGCCGATCGTGAGCGTGCCATCACCGCAGCGGCCGCTGCTGCTGCACCAGTCGCGCCAAAGGCCAGCGCAGACCCAGAGCCCCCAAAGGCAACACCAACCGAGGCAAGGCCAGCGCCAGATCCTGCCCCGACTGAGGCACCTCCCGCCAAGGTTGAGGCATCCGAACCAGCGCCAGCCAGCCCCAGCGAGAAGCCTCCAGAACCGGAGGCCCCCGACGCGCGCCCGTCGCCAAGCCAACCAGATGAAGCGGTAGAGCCGCCAAAGCCGACACCAGAGCCAAAAGACGAGCCCACCACCAAACCCGACGAGGCCCCAAAAGATGTGGCCAAGCCGGAGCTGCCCAAGACAGATCCCGCAAAGGCTGAACCCGAAGCGCCAAAACCCGTTGAGCCGACGGTGTCAAAACCAAATGAGGCCAAGCCAGAGGCATTAAAGACAGAGCCATCAAAACCCGCACCTGCGGAAACAACGCCGCAAGCCTCTCGTCCGGTCCAAGGGCCGATGCAGCCTACGGCCGAAATCAAACATTTGTCGGCGGCCATCGGCCCCGCGGCACCGGTTTTGCCAAAGGCTTCCGCGAAAACGGATACCCCCAAAATCACAGCCACGCCCGATGCTCCGAAAGTGGCCCCAAAGCCACTGAACGGCACCTCGCCTTTTGCACAGGGTGCCAAGCCGGAGCTGCCAAAAGAAAAATCCGGCAAAAAGGCCGCCGCAGCCGCAACAATTTCAAGCGTTCCCACCAAGGCAGAGGCCTTGTCGCGCTTCAAATCCAAGGTTTCGGAAAATCCCCCTGATGTGCCGCGCACAGCAGCCTCGGGCGATGCGAGCATGGGGGAGATGGGGGCGAAACTGGCGATTCGTCGTGGCAAGCCGCGTTTCCTCGGGCTGATCCTGACAGTGATCTTGCTAGCTGTACTGGCCTCGATCGCGGCCTGGTCCTCGGTTTATTTGTCCCGCAACACATCAGAGGCAGAGCAAACCCTGATCGCCGAAGCGCCCGAGCCAAGCGAACCAACTGCCCCCGTCGAGGCGGCACCTCAGCCTGCCGATGTGCCCGAACCTGGCCCTGATGTCCCCGCAAGCGATGTCGAGGTTCAAGCCGAAGGCCCGGGGCGCGGCCCACAAGACGAGATCATGCTTGCAGGCACAGATCTACGGCCTCCGGCATTTGATCCTGTCGCCAGACCGCTTCCTCGTGCGCGCCCTGATGGGGCACCTGATCCGGCGATGCCGCCACCGCCCTTCGGGACCGAATACACGTTTGATGAAAACGGTGGTATCCTTGCCACCGCCAATGGCGTGATCATGCCCGAAGGCTTCTGGCTGATTGCGGCACGCCCGCCAGTTGTGCCACCGACCCGCGCGACGCCAGAGCCCGCGCCCGCGCCCGCGCCCGAAGAAACCGCCGCTCCAAGCCTGACGCCGCCAGTGGCGGATGGCACATTCCGTCCGGACCAGAACGCCGAAGACCGCAAGCCCCGTGGCCGCCCCGCAGCACTTGACGTTGTTCCTGCCGCAGAGCCCGCCCAGCCCGAAGATGACGCCGCCTTGACAGATGCCGGGCCTGACCTCTTGCAGTTTGCATCCCTGCGGCCGCCAGTCCGCCCGGAACCCGTGCTGACCGCCGCCGAAATTGCCCGCGAGTCCGCATCCGGCGCGTCCCTCATGGCCAGCGCGCGCCCCCAAGATGACCTGATCAGGGTCGCCATGTCACCGCGGCCCGCAGCGCGGCCGAGCGATTTTTCGGGGGCGATTGCTGCTGCTGTTTCTGCCGCCGCCCGCGAAACCTCGCGCAATCAGGCGGCACAACAACGCAGCGCTGATCCCGAAGAAGCAGCCGAGCCCGAGGTAAAAGCCTCTGCCGCCCCCCGCATCCCGACACGCGCAAGCGTGGCCAAGCAAGCCACCTTCAAAAATGCAATCAACCTGTCAAAGACCAACCTCATCGGGGTCTATGGCTCCAAGAAAAAGCGGTATGCGCTCGTTCGCACCTCCTCGGGGCGCTACCAGAAAGTCCGCGTTGGTGACCGTGTGGATGGGGGCACTGTTGCCGCGATTACCACGACAGAAGTGCGCTATAAGAAAAGCGGTCGAATGCTAAGCCTGACGATGCCAAAGGGCTAACATTGCCCGTGCATAGTAAAACCCCGCCCGGCATCATCTGCGGGGCGGGGACAAAATCTATTGCGCCTAGGGATCAAGCCGCCGGGGCATAGGCAAAACGCAGATCGATCCAGCGGCCCTGCGGAATATCCACCGGCTTACCTGCTGCCCAGCCCGATTTCCAAACCACGGTGCTGGTCTTTACCTCTAGGGTCTGGCTCTGCGCATCATAGGATGTTTGCACAAAAACCAACCGGTTGCCGTTCTCATCCTGTGGCACCTCGATCTGCCAGCCCTGATCAGCAAGCTCTTGCACCCCTGAAAGGGTGTAATGCCCCTTGCCCACGCGGGTGAATACGGCTGGAACCGGCTCGACCGGATCCTCGATATGATCATTATGCAAACGCAGGATCGGAGAGGCGGCCTTGATAAAACCGTTGCTGTCCACCGTGGTATTCGTTGCATCATAGATCTTGGCCCAAGAAGTCCATGCGCCGCTGCGATAGCTGCGGTGATACATCGTATCGCTCAGCGCGCTTTGCCAGCGCTGGGTCGCGGTGCCCGCAGCCAATGTGGTATGATGCAAAATCCCGTCGGGCCCGCCCGCAGGCACAGTGCCGGTTGTGGTGCCATCAGTGCCATAGGTCCCGCTTGGTATCGCCACGGCGTCGACATCCGCAACAATCGGCAGGCTAACAGACCCAAGCCCGAAATTGCCAACCGTAAGCAGGCGGCCTGCGCGGGCATCCGTTGCCGTTT from Pseudorhodobacter turbinis includes:
- a CDS encoding DMT family transporter, with the protein product MTQTMKMSGFDWLLLAALSLLWGGSFFFVQLAVGHLPAFTIVLLRVSLAAVALGFVLLATGTAFPKGWPVWRALLVMGAVNNALPFTFFVLAQGEIGSALAAVLNATTPLFTLVVAHIWTSDERLSPAKSLGLALGFAGVLVMMGGAALAAGSATVLAQMACLGAALCYALASVWGRRFKRMGVPPLATAFGMLTASSLMMLPLVLLVDRPWALPLPGAVPVAAILGLALLSTALAYQIYFRLLASAGAVNLALVTFLIPVSAIGLAVLVLGETLAPRHMAGMGLIALGLLVLDGRLRRAKAPSAGSC
- a CDS encoding O-acetylhomoserine aminocarboxypropyltransferase/cysteine synthase family protein produces the protein MSDATKLGFDTLQIHAGARPDPATGARQIPIYQTTAYVFRDADHAAALFNLSEVGNIYSRLTNPTVSALAERIAALEGGVGAVCCSSGHAAQLMALFPLMQPGCNVVASTRLYGGTIQQFTNTIRKFGWSAKFVDFDDLEALEAAVDDNTRAIFCESIANPGGYITDIPAVAAVANKVGLPLIVDNTTATPYLCSPLALGATLVVHSTTKYLTGNGTVMGGCVVDGGTFDWSASGKFPSLSEPEPAYHGMKFHEALGAMAFTFHSIAIGLRDLGMTMNPQAAHYTLMGIETLSLRMARHVENAQKVAEWLEKHPKVAKVTYAGLDSSPYKARVASVCPKGAGGLFTVSLKAGYEACVKLVSDLELFSHVANLGDTRSLVIHPASTTHRQLSPEQLVAAGASPDTVRLSIGIEDPADIIADLEQALAKG
- the hisB gene encoding imidazoleglycerol-phosphate dehydratase HisB, with the protein product MRKASLTRDTNETKIKVAINLDGSGQSDIQTGVGFFDHMLDQLARHSMIDITVMASGDLHIDDHHTVEDCGIALGQALVQALGDKRGIRRYGHFSLAMDDTQVRCALDLSARPFLVWNMPFPTDKIGTFDTELVREFFQALSTHGGITLHVDMIHGFNSHHIAEAGFKAVARALREAVEPDPRRADMIPSTKGML
- a CDS encoding DUF2793 domain-containing protein, with translation MSDQSARLSLPYLAPSQAQKHVTHNEALQILDLLVQPTVQAFGAITPPVSPLVGQVWALGAAPTGDWAGQPETLAAWNGDAWLFLTPQEGWQFLDITDGSLWRFGTAGWARLAPAELVNLTGVGINAGYDSTNRLSVSSAATLLTHEGAGHQLKINKSGASDTASLLFQTDWSGRAEMGTAGNDDFSIKVSPDGASWTNALSIAADTGLLTGEAITETATDARAGRLLTVGNFGLGSVSLPIVADVDAVAIPSGTYGTDGTTTGTVPAGGPDGILHHTTLAAGTATQRWQSALSDTMYHRSYRSGAWTSWAKIYDATNTTVDSNGFIKAASPILRLHNDHIEDPVEPVPAVFTRVGKGHYTLSGVQELADQGWQIEVPQDENGNRLVFVQTSYDAQSQTLEVKTSTVVWKSGWAAGKPVDIPQGRWIDLRFAYAPAA
- a CDS encoding CoA-binding protein codes for the protein MPSDAQLKQILQETRVIAMVGASMNPDRPSYSVMRFLLSKGKRVIPVNPGHAGKELQGQRVYACLADIPSNTAVDMVDVFRKSEAVEAVVTEAAAHLPYLRTVWLQLGVHSDKGAELARGANATMVQNRCPAIEWPRLGL
- a CDS encoding phosphoribosyl-ATP diphosphatase, giving the protein MTALNRLAATIAARKGADPDSSWTAKLLAKGPEKCAEKFGEEAVEAIIEAVKGDRARLTSEAADVIYHLLVMLAARDVTLADVEAELARREGTSGIAEKAAR
- a CDS encoding SIMPL domain-containing protein — encoded protein: MRSHNILIFTALLAFAVPTLSVPLHAQEVSAGQAAQISVTGEGVVMAAPDMATVTLGVTSSDKTAKAAMDANSVALAAVLENLKAAGIKSADMQTSGLSLQPEWDSNSAGNGRTIGGYTARNRLTVRVRVLDKLGAVLDAAVKDGANTLDGVEFGVAEPGPLLDAARVRAVTNARKRAEVITGAAGVRLGQIAAITEGGGYSQAPRGAMFARAEMDSVPVEAGEISFAVNVNISWYLTQ
- the hisF gene encoding imidazole glycerol phosphate synthase subunit HisF — encoded protein: MLKTRIIPCLDVADGRVVKGVNFVGLRDAGDPVAAARAYDAAGADELCFLDIHATHENRGTMFDLVTRTAEQCFMPLTVGGGVRTHQDVRALLLAGADKVSFNSAAVANPDVVAEAADRFGSQCIVVAIDAKTVSPGKWEIFTHGGRQATGIDAVEFARTVAAKGAGEILLTSMDRDGTRAGFNLPLTRAISDAVSVPVIASGGVGNLDHLVEGVTQGGASAVLAASIFHFGDYTIGEAKAHMAAAGIPMRLT
- the hisA gene encoding 1-(5-phosphoribosyl)-5-[(5-phosphoribosylamino)methylideneamino]imidazole-4-carboxamide isomerase, encoding MILYPAIDLKDGQCVRLLRGEMEAATVFGDDPAAQAKAFEDAGCEWLHLVDLNGAFAGAPVNAAAVEAILANVTVPCQLGGGIRDMATIEAWLSKGLARVILGTVAVENPALVREAAMAFPGKVAVGIDARNGRVATKGWANETDVMVTDLARSFEDAGVAAIIYTDIDRDGAMQGPNIQATEALARAINIPVIASGGVSSMADLTALRDTQVISGAISGRALYDGAIDLATALETLKL
- a CDS encoding lytic transglycosylase domain-containing protein — protein: MPPMPRRAVLFGLVATLSACGGGQSEGHGKPDIDGFSPQLHVNETPELRRLINKYADLYEVPRSLVHRVIIRESHHRPGARNGPYYGLMQILPQTARGMGYKGADQGLLDAETNLKYAVKYLRGAWLLADGSQDTAVKWYARGYYYEAKRRGMLVETGLRS
- the hisH gene encoding imidazole glycerol phosphate synthase subunit HisH, with the translated sequence MLTVLVDYDSGNLHSAEKAFQRMAREVDAGEVLVSSRAEDVARADRIVLPGDGAFPACRRALDGYDGLFDAIEDGVTRRAVPFLGICVGMQMMATTGREYEDTAGFDWIGGEVVQITPDDPALKVPHMGWNDLIVNHPHPVLEGVETGDHTYFVHSFHFRVANPAHRLAHVDYGDEITAIIGRDNMVGMQFHPEKSQTNGLRLISNFLRWAP